The following proteins are encoded in a genomic region of Chryseobacterium culicis:
- a CDS encoding SusC/RagA family TonB-linked outer membrane protein: MKNFATVLKIAPAFLLASTVMHAQKTDSLPQEKKIEEVVLIGYGKQKKSDLTGSITSVTAKDFNGGATSAGQLIQGKTPGVQITNNSGAPGSGTKIRIRGTSSLSGENSPLIVIDGVPQDFVGMNGVSDPLSLINPNDIETFDILKDASATAIYGNRASNGVILITTKKGTAGKFKVNFSTVTSVSTKMGKVDVLNAQEFRDFVNTYAPAGYKTKLGNANTDWQDQIYQAAWGTDNNVALSGGIKGLPYRLSLGYNEQNGIVKSNSFRRTSVGLNLNPKFFDNHLSVNVNAKGTFTDNRFVDGGVIKSATYFDPTQPVYSGNSNYGGYYEWLDSGSATGYNVNANSNPLGLINGIRDVSSVLRGLGNIQLDYKFHFLPDLHFNVNAGYDYTKSDGHKFKDARLRPGFEDKGSSNFYSMEKKNKLLETYFNYVKNISAIKTGVDITAGYAYQDFNILLPGAVTYRGTGINSQDLNFETQNTLISFYGRAIFTIDNKYVISGSVRKDGSSRFFNGTRDNVWGVFPGVSLAWKLNEENFIKNISSISTLKLRAGWGKTGQQELPALNGNKPNNYPAFAAYNPSYQGAGYQFGNEFYFMFRPANYNPNLTWETTTTKNLGLDFGFNKNRITGSIDVFRKDTKDLLVYADEPAGGLSNASWQNVGDMKNEGIEGSITVIPVKNQNTTWEVSFNATHYKPVVTKLKDRADASFNMEVGGIEGGSGNRIQAHAVGYAPNSFWVYQQVYDNNGKPVDGAFVDRNGDGAINTKDMYYYKSTTPDAILGFSTKVSHKNWDFALSARAVLGNYVYNNAASNSSLQSASTNEYLQNVFSTAPQYQFAVPQYKSDIYVENASFLRLDNINVGYNFGEIFSKGSNLKIYAMAQNVFVITKYSGVDPEVFGGIDNGYYQMPKIYSLGLNFQF; this comes from the coding sequence GTGAAGAATTTTGCAACAGTATTAAAAATCGCACCTGCTTTTTTACTGGCAAGTACAGTAATGCATGCGCAGAAAACGGATTCTCTTCCTCAGGAGAAGAAAATTGAAGAAGTGGTTTTGATCGGATATGGAAAACAGAAAAAATCTGACCTTACCGGTTCCATAACTTCCGTCACTGCTAAAGACTTCAACGGGGGAGCTACTTCCGCCGGGCAGCTGATCCAGGGGAAAACTCCAGGGGTACAGATTACCAATAACAGTGGAGCGCCAGGTTCCGGAACAAAAATCAGAATCAGAGGTACTTCTTCTTTAAGTGGAGAAAACTCTCCGTTGATCGTCATTGATGGTGTTCCTCAGGATTTCGTGGGAATGAATGGTGTTTCTGATCCTCTATCTTTAATTAACCCTAATGATATTGAAACATTTGATATCCTGAAAGATGCTTCTGCAACTGCCATCTATGGTAACAGAGCTTCGAATGGGGTTATTCTCATTACCACTAAGAAAGGAACAGCAGGGAAGTTCAAAGTGAATTTCTCCACAGTGACTTCCGTTTCTACTAAAATGGGTAAAGTAGATGTATTAAATGCTCAGGAGTTCAGAGATTTTGTTAATACTTATGCACCTGCAGGGTATAAAACAAAACTTGGAAATGCCAATACAGACTGGCAGGATCAAATTTACCAGGCAGCATGGGGTACAGATAATAACGTAGCCCTTTCAGGAGGTATTAAAGGTCTGCCATACCGCTTATCATTAGGTTATAATGAGCAGAACGGTATCGTAAAATCAAACTCTTTCCGCAGAACTTCCGTAGGTTTGAACTTAAATCCTAAATTCTTTGATAACCATCTATCAGTAAATGTAAACGCAAAAGGAACATTTACCGATAACAGATTTGTAGACGGAGGAGTAATTAAGTCCGCTACTTATTTTGATCCTACTCAACCGGTATATTCAGGAAACTCTAATTATGGCGGTTATTATGAATGGCTGGATTCCGGATCTGCAACAGGATATAATGTAAACGCCAACTCCAACCCGCTTGGACTGATTAATGGGATTAGAGATGTGTCTTCTGTACTCAGAGGATTGGGGAATATTCAGTTAGATTATAAGTTTCACTTTCTTCCGGACCTGCATTTCAATGTGAACGCCGGATATGATTATACCAAAAGTGACGGACATAAATTTAAAGATGCCCGCCTGAGACCAGGTTTCGAAGATAAAGGAAGCTCGAATTTCTATTCTATGGAAAAGAAAAATAAGCTTTTGGAAACCTACTTTAACTATGTGAAAAATATCAGTGCCATCAAAACGGGGGTGGATATTACAGCGGGTTATGCTTATCAGGATTTTAATATTTTACTTCCCGGAGCTGTAACGTATAGAGGAACAGGGATCAATTCACAAGACTTGAACTTTGAAACTCAAAATACATTGATTTCATTCTATGGAAGAGCCATTTTTACCATAGATAATAAATATGTTATTTCAGGATCAGTTCGTAAAGATGGTTCTTCAAGATTCTTTAACGGAACCAGAGATAATGTATGGGGTGTTTTCCCGGGAGTTTCCTTGGCATGGAAGCTTAATGAAGAAAACTTCATCAAAAATATATCTTCCATCAGTACATTAAAGCTGAGAGCAGGATGGGGTAAAACAGGTCAGCAGGAATTACCTGCACTTAATGGTAACAAGCCAAACAATTACCCGGCCTTTGCCGCGTACAATCCAAGTTATCAGGGAGCAGGATATCAGTTTGGAAATGAATTCTATTTTATGTTCAGACCTGCTAACTATAACCCGAATCTTACCTGGGAAACAACTACTACCAAGAACTTAGGATTAGATTTTGGTTTTAATAAAAACAGAATTACAGGATCAATAGATGTCTTCAGAAAAGATACCAAAGACCTTTTGGTATATGCTGACGAACCTGCAGGAGGCTTAAGCAATGCAAGCTGGCAGAACGTTGGTGATATGAAAAATGAAGGGATTGAGGGAAGTATTACCGTAATTCCGGTTAAAAATCAAAATACAACCTGGGAAGTAAGCTTTAATGCTACTCACTATAAACCGGTTGTCACTAAGCTTAAAGATAGAGCTGATGCATCATTTAATATGGAAGTAGGAGGTATTGAAGGAGGTTCAGGGAACAGAATTCAGGCTCATGCAGTAGGATATGCACCTAATTCATTCTGGGTATACCAACAGGTGTATGATAACAATGGAAAACCTGTTGATGGAGCCTTTGTAGACAGAAACGGAGATGGAGCAATCAATACAAAAGATATGTATTATTACAAATCTACTACCCCTGATGCCATTTTAGGTTTCTCTACCAAAGTATCTCATAAGAACTGGGATTTTGCATTAAGCGCAAGAGCTGTATTAGGAAATTATGTCTATAATAATGCTGCTTCCAATAGTTCACTGCAATCAGCATCTACAAACGAATATCTTCAAAACGTATTCTCTACTGCACCTCAGTATCAATTCGCGGTTCCACAGTACAAGTCTGATATTTATGTTGAGAATGCTTCATTCCTGAGACTGGATAATATCAATGTAGGATACAATTTCGGGGAAATTTTCTCGAAAGGAAGCAATCTGAAAATATATGCGATGGCTCAGAATGTTTTTGTGATCACTAAATACTCAGGCGTAGACCCTGAAGTTTTTGGCGGAATAGATAACGGTTACTATCAAATGCCTAAAATTTACTCTTTAGGTCTTAACTTCCAATTTTAA
- the metG gene encoding methionine--tRNA ligase produces the protein MSNRKMITAALPYANGPVHIGHLAGVYIPADVYARFQRRLGKDVAFICGSDEHGIPITIRAKKEGVTPQDIVDKYHEIIKKSFSDLGISFDEYSRTTSKNHYETSQDFFKVLYEKGKFTEEISEQYFDEQAGEFLADRYIVGTCPNCGNENAYGDQCEKCGSTLSPSELINPKSMLSGNVPILKETKNWYLPLNEYEDFLNEWIIEGHKDDWKPNVYGQVKSWLNDGLKPRAMTRDLNWGVPVPLPNAEGKVLYVWFDAPIGYISFTKEWAEKNGKDWKDYWQSENSDLVHFIGKDNIVFHCIIFPSMMKAHGDYIMPKNVPAFEFLNLENDKISTSRNWAVWAHEYVEDFPGQQDVLRYALLSSAPETKDNNFTWKDFQTKNNSELVGIFGNFINRVAVLIHKYYDGVIPQGDINSPELQEISKSAKEISGFLENYEFRNSLTALMNLARFGNQYLQTEEPWKTIKDNPEKAAQSLFVGAQIAVALAQLCEPFMPFSSEKLLNMFNVQKKDWNTIENQSVLIETGHTINESSLLFSKIEDDVIEAQIQKLEDTKQNNKKTNPNANPMKEEITFDDFTKIDLRTATITEAEKVEKADKLLKLTVDTGVDVRTVVSGIAESFTPEEVIGKQVMILLNLAPRKIRGIESQGMLLLTTKPDGKLSFVTPDDSNVENGIEIG, from the coding sequence ATGTCAAACAGAAAGATGATTACGGCAGCTTTGCCTTATGCAAACGGTCCGGTTCATATAGGACATTTGGCAGGTGTTTATATTCCTGCGGATGTTTACGCAAGATTTCAGAGAAGATTAGGAAAAGATGTAGCGTTTATCTGTGGTTCAGATGAGCACGGAATTCCTATTACCATAAGAGCCAAAAAAGAAGGAGTAACTCCTCAGGATATCGTTGACAAATATCACGAGATCATTAAAAAATCTTTTTCTGACCTTGGAATTTCATTTGATGAATATTCAAGAACAACGTCTAAAAACCATTATGAAACCAGTCAGGATTTCTTCAAGGTTTTATACGAGAAAGGAAAATTCACGGAAGAAATTTCTGAGCAGTATTTTGATGAGCAGGCAGGAGAATTCCTTGCTGACCGTTATATTGTAGGAACTTGTCCTAATTGTGGTAACGAAAATGCTTACGGGGATCAGTGCGAGAAATGTGGTTCTACCCTTTCTCCTTCTGAGCTGATCAATCCGAAATCAATGCTTAGCGGAAATGTTCCTATCCTTAAAGAAACAAAAAACTGGTACCTGCCCTTAAACGAATACGAAGATTTCCTCAATGAATGGATCATTGAAGGTCATAAAGATGACTGGAAGCCTAACGTATACGGACAGGTTAAATCCTGGTTAAATGACGGCCTTAAGCCTCGTGCCATGACCAGAGATCTTAACTGGGGAGTTCCGGTTCCACTTCCGAATGCTGAAGGAAAAGTATTATATGTATGGTTTGATGCTCCTATCGGTTATATTTCTTTTACCAAAGAATGGGCAGAGAAAAACGGAAAAGACTGGAAAGATTACTGGCAGAGTGAAAACAGTGACCTGGTACATTTTATCGGAAAGGATAATATTGTATTCCACTGTATTATTTTCCCTTCAATGATGAAAGCTCACGGAGATTATATCATGCCTAAAAATGTTCCTGCTTTTGAATTCCTGAACCTTGAGAACGATAAAATCTCAACGTCAAGAAACTGGGCAGTATGGGCTCATGAGTATGTGGAAGACTTCCCGGGACAACAGGACGTTTTAAGATATGCTCTTCTTTCATCAGCTCCGGAAACTAAAGACAACAACTTTACATGGAAGGATTTCCAGACTAAGAATAATTCTGAATTGGTAGGAATCTTCGGAAACTTCATCAACAGAGTTGCCGTTCTTATTCATAAATATTATGATGGTGTTATTCCACAAGGGGATATCAACAGTCCTGAATTGCAGGAAATAAGTAAATCGGCAAAAGAGATTTCAGGATTCCTTGAAAATTATGAGTTCAGAAATTCATTAACGGCATTAATGAATCTCGCTCGTTTTGGAAACCAGTATCTTCAAACAGAAGAACCTTGGAAAACTATTAAAGATAACCCGGAAAAAGCGGCTCAATCTTTATTCGTTGGGGCACAAATAGCAGTTGCATTAGCTCAGCTATGCGAACCTTTCATGCCTTTCAGTTCTGAAAAGCTATTGAATATGTTCAATGTTCAGAAGAAAGACTGGAATACGATTGAAAATCAATCCGTATTAATTGAAACAGGACATACAATCAACGAATCATCTCTCCTTTTCTCAAAAATTGAAGACGATGTCATTGAAGCTCAGATCCAGAAACTGGAAGACACCAAACAAAACAATAAAAAAACAAACCCTAACGCAAACCCTATGAAAGAAGAAATCACATTTGATGACTTTACTAAAATAGACCTTAGAACAGCAACCATTACAGAAGCTGAGAAAGTAGAAAAAGCAGATAAATTATTAAAACTTACTGTAGATACAGGAGTAGATGTAAGAACTGTTGTTTCTGGTATTGCAGAAAGTTTCACTCCGGAAGAAGTAATCGGAAAACAGGTAATGATCCTGCTGAACCTTGCTCCTAGAAAGATCAGAGGAATTGAATCTCAGGGAATGTTATTATTAACAACAAAACCAGACGGAAAATTATCTTTCGTAACACCGGACGACAGCAATGTTGAAAACGGTATTGAGATCGGATAA
- a CDS encoding class I SAM-dependent methyltransferase, with translation MKDLMGRAIWDYYHNENPEDLQTETSISELDELPVDYLFRAFDEMNDIEQKALQLSEGKVLDIGAGAGSHSLFLQNERNLDVTALDISPKSVEVCKLRGIKKAVCENMLDFSGENFDTILLLMNGTGVFESLAKIDTYLQKLYTLLGDKGQILIDSTDILYMFDRDKDGGVYIPAGGYYGELEYVVHYKGESEEPITWLYLDFNTLKNAAQNNGFKIERVLKDEDCYLAKLTKK, from the coding sequence ATGAAAGATTTAATGGGCAGAGCGATCTGGGATTATTATCACAATGAAAATCCGGAGGATCTGCAGACTGAAACGTCAATTTCTGAGCTGGATGAGCTTCCGGTGGATTATTTATTCAGAGCGTTTGACGAAATGAATGATATTGAGCAGAAAGCACTGCAGTTATCCGAAGGAAAAGTTCTGGATATTGGGGCAGGAGCCGGTTCTCATTCTTTATTCCTTCAAAACGAAAGAAACCTTGATGTGACCGCGTTGGATATTTCACCAAAGTCTGTTGAGGTTTGTAAACTGAGAGGAATTAAAAAGGCCGTTTGTGAAAATATGCTTGATTTTTCCGGAGAAAATTTTGATACCATTTTATTATTGATGAACGGTACCGGAGTGTTTGAAAGCCTGGCGAAAATTGATACCTATCTTCAGAAACTGTACACCTTGTTAGGTGATAAAGGACAGATCCTGATCGACAGTACGGATATCCTTTATATGTTCGACCGTGATAAGGATGGTGGAGTGTATATTCCTGCAGGAGGTTACTACGGAGAACTGGAGTATGTGGTTCATTATAAAGGAGAATCTGAAGAACCGATTACCTGGCTGTATCTTGACTTCAATACGTTGAAAAATGCGGCTCAAAATAACGGCTTCAAAATAGAAAGAGTTTTGAAAGATGAAGATTGTTATCTGGCAAAACTGACTAAGAAATAA
- a CDS encoding siderophore-interacting protein: MAKISTGQIVAEVTRKEYITDHFIRVYLYSPEVQLFRNTMVGDNNKIAVPPAGLNEIHFPTLDENHQWVYPPKEVAPAIRTYTHRGIDLEKNELIIDFVDHGDGGPASRWVREAEAGSKLGVMMRLEGKELYPAADWYLLVGDATAIPVISAILETLPETAKGTCIIEVHGKEDEQLLETNAQVDFKWLHNAQRHISSEIVNVVKSIEIPETTKFGYVACEFSSVKEIRTYLRKEKNWTSQELYAYSYWKAGVAENESQADRHKEKDSME, from the coding sequence ATGGCCAAAATTTCAACAGGGCAGATTGTTGCCGAAGTAACCAGAAAAGAATACATTACTGACCATTTTATCAGAGTGTATTTGTATTCACCGGAAGTTCAGTTGTTCAGGAACACGATGGTGGGAGATAATAATAAAATTGCCGTTCCACCTGCTGGATTGAACGAAATTCATTTTCCGACTTTGGATGAAAACCATCAATGGGTGTATCCGCCTAAAGAAGTTGCTCCGGCAATCAGAACCTATACCCACAGAGGAATTGATCTTGAGAAAAATGAGTTGATCATTGATTTTGTAGACCATGGAGACGGTGGCCCGGCTTCCCGATGGGTAAGAGAGGCTGAAGCAGGCTCAAAATTGGGTGTGATGATGCGTTTGGAGGGAAAAGAGCTGTATCCCGCTGCAGATTGGTATTTGTTGGTAGGAGATGCTACAGCCATTCCGGTGATCAGTGCAATCCTGGAAACACTTCCCGAAACGGCAAAAGGAACATGCATCATCGAAGTTCATGGAAAAGAAGACGAGCAGCTGCTTGAAACCAATGCCCAGGTTGATTTTAAATGGTTACACAATGCACAACGTCACATCAGCAGCGAAATTGTCAATGTGGTAAAAAGCATTGAGATCCCCGAGACGACAAAATTTGGTTATGTAGCCTGTGAATTTTCAAGTGTGAAAGAAATCCGTACCTATCTGAGAAAAGAGAAAAACTGGACTTCCCAGGAATTGTATGCTTATTCTTATTGGAAAGCTGGGGTTGCAGAGAATGAATCTCAGGCGGACAGGCATAAAGAGAAGGATTCGATGGAGTAG
- a CDS encoding TonB-dependent receptor, which translates to MKKQYAFIGLLVSGVMISQTAKDSIAAKGIEDVVIVASRKPTKISEVPGTVWVVQKEKIQEQAKSGVPIKEMLSILIPSMDIGPQGRTNYGQNMRGRSALVMIDGVTLNSIRAISRQLDAIDPFNIERIEVLSGASSIYGGNATGGIINIITKIPSKKGISGETELGVRTGFMGKDDHDFRAAQSIAAKGDKFFGRLGIAYQQNGGVYGADQKQLFTDITQTDLQYNQSIDILATGGYQFNNKHKITASLQYYNSKFNGDRSLFLGENLSAFTTKNASLLEMRDGFSSDKNVGTERYMATVAYNANGILGGQDLYVQLATRGEKLGFYPFPGNVTLQTGKIPYMSSSQQDTYYSGIKALLSKSWRGLNVTYGADFDFEKFEGTQSVYDIAKTMSSGGLINETKYSLGRYPTNHSQSYAGYVQAKYNILPKLQLNAGVRYQHINVKMDDFIGSEQQTQMAMGYGSSASAIPGGESSYNVTLANAGLLYKFNEKHQIWGTFSQGASLADPAKFYGIGQYKLVGTNWDVVSSINVKEQPLQAIKTNQFELGYRINKGGLRAQIAGFLSNSDKTVAVDKKTFQILVNDLKLRNMGIEAEVSYALNNGVYFGASGLLIKSEVDNKGEWQKQEIYNASPSKLVTYIGYNIKNWSFRFQSLQNFKQKDELNNVVEGYNTSDLMMGYRFNWGKFNLGIQNLFNTDYQTIWSKRSQVLYSTYGLPELFNYKGRGRTFNLSYTFEF; encoded by the coding sequence ATGAAAAAGCAGTATGCATTCATAGGTCTTTTGGTTTCGGGAGTGATGATTTCCCAGACCGCTAAAGATTCTATTGCCGCTAAAGGTATTGAAGATGTGGTCATTGTAGCCTCCAGAAAACCTACAAAAATCTCTGAAGTTCCGGGAACAGTGTGGGTAGTACAGAAAGAAAAGATTCAGGAACAGGCTAAAAGCGGAGTTCCCATCAAAGAAATGTTGTCGATTCTTATTCCTTCTATGGATATTGGTCCACAGGGAAGAACCAATTACGGACAGAATATGAGAGGGCGTTCAGCACTTGTCATGATTGATGGAGTCACTCTGAACAGTATCCGTGCAATCAGCCGCCAGCTGGATGCTATTGATCCCTTTAATATTGAAAGAATAGAGGTGCTTTCAGGAGCAAGCTCAATTTATGGAGGTAATGCGACTGGTGGAATCATCAATATTATTACAAAAATCCCTTCCAAAAAAGGAATCAGTGGAGAGACAGAACTAGGTGTACGTACCGGATTTATGGGTAAGGACGACCATGACTTCCGTGCCGCTCAGTCTATTGCGGCCAAAGGGGATAAGTTCTTCGGAAGATTAGGAATTGCTTACCAGCAAAATGGAGGAGTGTATGGCGCCGACCAGAAACAGCTCTTCACAGATATTACCCAGACTGACCTTCAGTATAACCAGTCGATTGATATTTTGGCTACAGGAGGATATCAGTTTAATAATAAACATAAAATAACAGCTTCCCTTCAATATTACAATTCTAAATTTAATGGAGACCGAAGTTTATTTTTAGGCGAAAACCTGAGTGCATTTACTACAAAAAATGCTTCATTGCTGGAAATGAGAGATGGTTTCTCATCTGATAAAAATGTAGGAACAGAACGTTATATGGCAACTGTAGCGTATAATGCAAACGGTATCTTAGGCGGGCAGGATTTGTATGTGCAATTGGCTACCCGTGGTGAAAAATTAGGATTCTATCCATTTCCTGGAAATGTTACCCTGCAGACGGGAAAAATACCTTATATGTCCTCTTCACAGCAGGATACTTATTATTCAGGGATTAAAGCCTTATTATCCAAATCATGGCGCGGACTGAATGTTACCTATGGAGCAGATTTCGATTTTGAAAAGTTTGAAGGAACACAATCTGTTTATGATATTGCAAAAACAATGTCTAGTGGTGGTTTAATTAATGAAACAAAATACAGCTTGGGAAGATACCCAACCAATCATTCACAGAGTTATGCAGGATATGTTCAGGCAAAATATAATATTCTTCCAAAATTACAACTGAATGCCGGGGTGCGTTATCAACATATCAATGTAAAAATGGATGATTTTATTGGCTCCGAACAGCAGACACAGATGGCAATGGGATATGGGAGTTCAGCATCTGCAATTCCGGGAGGTGAAAGTTCTTATAATGTCACCTTAGCCAATGCCGGATTGTTGTATAAATTCAATGAAAAACATCAGATTTGGGGAACATTTTCTCAGGGAGCAAGCTTAGCTGATCCTGCCAAGTTTTATGGAATTGGACAATATAAACTGGTGGGAACAAATTGGGATGTGGTATCCAGCATCAATGTAAAAGAGCAGCCTCTTCAGGCGATCAAAACCAATCAGTTTGAGCTAGGTTACCGTATCAACAAAGGAGGATTAAGAGCTCAGATTGCGGGATTCCTGAGTAATTCTGATAAAACAGTTGCCGTAGATAAAAAGACCTTCCAGATTCTTGTGAATGATTTGAAATTAAGAAACATGGGAATCGAAGCTGAGGTTTCTTATGCTTTAAACAATGGAGTTTATTTTGGAGCAAGCGGACTTTTGATTAAATCTGAGGTAGATAATAAAGGAGAATGGCAGAAACAGGAAATTTACAATGCCTCTCCTTCAAAATTGGTAACGTATATCGGATATAATATTAAAAACTGGTCATTCAGATTCCAGTCTTTGCAGAATTTCAAACAGAAAGACGAGCTTAATAATGTTGTGGAAGGTTATAATACTTCAGATCTGATGATGGGATACCGTTTCAACTGGGGAAAATTCAATCTGGGAATCCAAAACCTGTTTAATACCGATTATCAAACCATCTGGAGCAAGCGTTCCCAGGTTTTATATTCTACTTACGGACTTCCGGAACTGTTTAATTATAAAGGAAGAGGAAGAACATTCAACCTTTCTTACACTTTTGAATTCTAG
- a CDS encoding MFS transporter, giving the protein MYNKGLYNNWVPKPIQLLLIVLLLAVVMPIGGVYTGNISSLVSGTGAMTEYFMWANYATTIGMGACMPVVLRIKMRFKVRDKMVLLLVLLGLLSYVNGTTLQPVIFIFTSLLIGFMKMMVTIELFLPLMVMIGNRGMFYGAFYTFVLVMNQVATYYAAEFALIYNWQQFYLFTAVLCFILALIHWIFMHNKYFALKVPLHYIDWLSILLFISTFMFSAYVYSFGRQQDWFNSKNIMNASIAAFVSFALLSIRQLTLKRPYISFKIFKKNNVQHGLFMLFWLGMFLGTASIQNTFAVGVLGYDQLTNTRLSLLMIPGIILAGILAIFWFKKEKPLKMYILSGFAAMIGYAIIMYFSMVLEFNYDNWYLPMFLKGYGMCSLFISVWFYTLDKLEMDEMLAAIGLVLVWRTFLAVGIFSTLYSWFQYRFQVTAIGDLAVYMDGMTVTPQNVAANMKTIQLNAIIVATKKIFGYIILVGFGVMIYIASHHFGAKRFQYFRFVRVLGGKSVIARRRLRERKKLLEEIKDAAGPAV; this is encoded by the coding sequence ATGTACAACAAAGGATTATATAACAATTGGGTACCGAAACCCATACAGCTGCTGCTGATTGTATTACTGCTTGCAGTGGTAATGCCTATCGGTGGAGTGTATACGGGGAATATCAGTTCTCTGGTAAGTGGTACCGGCGCCATGACAGAATATTTTATGTGGGCCAATTATGCAACCACCATTGGTATGGGAGCTTGTATGCCTGTTGTCCTCAGAATCAAAATGAGATTCAAAGTAAGGGATAAGATGGTTTTGCTTCTGGTACTTTTAGGGCTGCTTAGTTATGTGAACGGAACTACTTTACAGCCAGTAATCTTCATATTTACTTCTTTACTCATTGGTTTTATGAAGATGATGGTTACCATAGAGCTGTTCCTGCCCCTGATGGTTATGATTGGAAACCGCGGTATGTTTTATGGCGCTTTCTATACATTCGTTCTTGTGATGAATCAGGTGGCTACTTATTATGCAGCAGAGTTTGCCCTGATTTATAACTGGCAGCAGTTTTATCTGTTTACAGCAGTTTTATGCTTTATTTTAGCATTGATACACTGGATTTTTATGCACAATAAATATTTTGCGTTAAAAGTTCCTCTTCATTATATTGACTGGTTGAGTATTTTGCTTTTTATTTCAACGTTCATGTTTTCAGCATACGTTTATTCTTTTGGAAGACAGCAGGACTGGTTCAATTCGAAGAATATCATGAATGCCAGTATTGCTGCTTTTGTAAGTTTTGCATTACTTTCTATCCGCCAGCTAACCTTAAAACGACCGTATATTTCTTTCAAAATTTTTAAAAAGAATAATGTACAGCACGGTTTGTTTATGCTTTTCTGGCTGGGAATGTTTCTTGGAACAGCCTCTATACAGAATACTTTTGCAGTGGGAGTTTTGGGATATGATCAATTGACCAATACCAGATTGAGTTTACTTATGATTCCCGGAATTATTCTGGCCGGAATTCTCGCAATTTTCTGGTTTAAAAAAGAAAAACCTTTGAAAATGTATATTCTTTCCGGTTTTGCCGCAATGATCGGATATGCCATTATTATGTACTTTTCTATGGTACTGGAGTTCAATTATGACAACTGGTATCTGCCTATGTTTTTAAAAGGTTATGGAATGTGTTCTCTGTTTATCTCCGTATGGTTTTATACACTGGATAAGCTTGAAATGGATGAGATGCTGGCTGCCATCGGACTTGTATTGGTTTGGAGAACTTTCCTTGCGGTAGGAATTTTTTCAACATTGTACTCTTGGTTTCAGTACCGATTTCAGGTGACAGCAATTGGAGATCTTGCCGTTTATATGGATGGGATGACTGTTACTCCTCAGAATGTAGCTGCCAATATGAAAACAATTCAGTTGAATGCCATCATTGTAGCGACCAAAAAAATATTCGGATATATTATTTTAGTTGGATTTGGAGTGATGATTTATATTGCTTCCCATCACTTTGGAGCCAAACGTTTTCAATATTTCAGATTTGTAAGAGTTCTCGGGGGTAAATCTGTCATTGCAAGAAGAAGACTTCGAGAAAGAAAAAAATTATTAGAAGAAATAAAAGATGCTGCAGGACCTGCAGTATAA